The following coding sequences lie in one Funiculus sociatus GB2-C1 genomic window:
- a CDS encoding cobalt-precorrin-6A reductase translates to MTLAASCFGDRVWLIGGTQESAQLSVALSRFQLPCIVTVTTESAKALYPITQSLQIWVGRLDVTRLEEFLQEQGIVAILDASHPYAVEISKMAIAISLHRQIPYLRYERLAVDAEIDNQQVIRLDSFETLLTGDYLEEQRVLLTIGYRNFPLFRPWQEKSTLFARILPSVTAMDAAYAAGFAPDRLIALRPPVPAELEKALWHHWKISLVVTKASGTAGGEDVKRRVATELGIPLVVITRPEVAYPQQTSDIEAAVEFCRYHLK, encoded by the coding sequence ATGACTCTTGCTGCTTCATGCTTTGGCGATCGCGTTTGGTTAATTGGAGGAACTCAGGAAAGCGCCCAGCTGAGCGTAGCACTCTCTCGCTTTCAGCTGCCTTGTATTGTCACTGTCACAACAGAATCAGCTAAGGCGCTGTATCCTATTACACAAAGTTTGCAAATTTGGGTAGGTCGTTTAGACGTTACCCGCTTAGAAGAGTTTTTGCAAGAACAGGGGATAGTTGCAATATTAGATGCGTCCCATCCGTATGCAGTGGAGATATCGAAGATGGCGATCGCAATTTCCCTTCATCGGCAAATCCCTTATCTGCGCTACGAACGTCTAGCAGTTGACGCTGAAATAGATAACCAACAGGTAATTAGGTTAGATAGCTTCGAGACGCTGCTAACGGGAGACTACCTGGAAGAACAACGGGTACTACTGACAATCGGTTACAGAAATTTTCCCCTATTTCGTCCGTGGCAAGAAAAATCAACTTTATTTGCGCGAATTCTTCCCTCTGTGACAGCAATGGACGCAGCTTATGCAGCAGGTTTCGCGCCAGATAGATTAATTGCCTTGCGTCCTCCGGTTCCAGCAGAATTAGAAAAGGCACTGTGGCATCACTGGAAAATTTCCCTAGTTGTCACCAAAGCATCGGGAACCGCTGGGGGAGAAGATGTCAAGCGACGGGTTGCAACCGAGTTAGGCATTCCTTTAGTTGTGATCACTCGTCCAGAGGTTGCTTATCCACAGCAAACCAGCGACATAGAAGCAGCAGTAGAGTTTTGCCGATATCACCTCAAATAA